A window of the Candidatus Nitrosotalea okcheonensis genome harbors these coding sequences:
- a CDS encoding DUF373 family protein translates to MSIKEASLQSGTTETKTSRLLVICVDRDDDIGSKAGVITPVVGRNACIEAAQRLALEDPEDADSNSIFAAVKTFEDLTSKGYQAEVALVSGTQHKGVQGDEKIVSQVKAITMKFAANGAVIVSDGEDDESVIPIIQNVLPIVSVKRVVMRASRSVEYSYAVLGRYLKTIAFDSKYSKFFLGVPGMLLLIGGVATVFGLTREIFAVLVSILGGAFLIRAFDVDRAWTNWNKPTPGGFIRTFTLVAGIVMILASLTAGIGSAVPGITTKPDSILKLVLNQQTTGLFISGMLPFLWMGIGCIFGGSLLSSWFKGSIRSITDVLRLIVLVTLYPVVSQFTTIMVKGESPFTLIPPLLIGLAVILISASLLFHKYRKKKGGEVLSE, encoded by the coding sequence ATGTCAATAAAAGAAGCCAGTTTGCAAAGCGGGACAACAGAAACAAAGACTAGTCGGCTATTGGTAATTTGTGTTGACAGAGATGATGATATCGGAAGCAAGGCAGGTGTTATTACCCCAGTAGTGGGACGTAACGCATGCATAGAAGCAGCCCAACGACTAGCACTAGAAGATCCAGAAGATGCAGACTCTAATTCAATTTTTGCCGCTGTGAAAACATTTGAGGATTTGACAAGCAAGGGATACCAAGCAGAGGTTGCACTTGTTTCAGGTACACAACATAAAGGGGTACAAGGAGATGAAAAAATTGTTTCCCAAGTAAAGGCAATTACAATGAAATTTGCGGCAAATGGTGCAGTCATAGTATCAGATGGAGAGGATGATGAAAGTGTCATACCAATAATTCAAAATGTTTTGCCTATAGTTTCTGTAAAAAGAGTAGTAATGCGGGCAAGCAGATCAGTTGAATATTCTTATGCTGTTTTAGGAAGATATCTCAAGACAATTGCGTTTGATTCAAAATATTCAAAATTCTTTTTAGGCGTTCCCGGAATGCTTTTGCTAATAGGAGGAGTAGCAACTGTTTTTGGTCTAACCCGAGAAATATTTGCAGTCCTAGTAAGCATTTTGGGAGGAGCATTTCTAATAAGAGCATTCGATGTTGACAGAGCTTGGACAAATTGGAACAAGCCTACACCTGGAGGGTTCATACGAACATTTACGCTAGTGGCAGGAATTGTAATGATTCTTGCATCACTTACAGCAGGCATTGGCTCTGCAGTACCTGGCATCACTACAAAACCTGATAGCATTTTGAAACTAGTTTTGAATCAACAAACAACTGGACTATTCATATCAGGAATGTTGCCTTTCCTTTGGATGGGAATAGGATGTATTTTTGGAGGCTCGCTGTTAAGTAGTTGGTTCAAGGGAAGCATCAGATCAATTACAGACGTACTACGACTTATCGTACTAGTCACACTCTACCCGGTTGTTTCCCAATTTACTACAATCATGGTAAAAGGAGAGAGTCCGTTCACTCTCATTCCGCCGTTACTAATTGGTCTTGCAGTAATACTGATATCAGCATCCTTACTCTTCCATAAATATAGAAAGAAGAAGGGTGGCGAAGTACTATCAGAATAA
- a CDS encoding DUF5679 domain-containing protein: MTQAYCVKCRKKVDISNPKEVKLKNGRPAVKGVCPKCGTNVFRIGKP, from the coding sequence ATGACTCAAGCATACTGCGTAAAATGCAGAAAAAAAGTCGACATCTCAAACCCAAAGGAAGTTAAGCTAAAGAACGGACGACCTGCGGTCAAGGGCGTGTGCCCAAAATGTGGTACTAATGTCTTCCGAATAGGAAAGCCTTAG
- the uppS gene encoding polyprenyl diphosphate synthase → MPKHVAIILDGNRRWAKRNLIMKIDGHFRGADAVEKLLDWCEELNIKIITLYVLSAENLNRKDDELDYLYDLINKRLYKLYNDPRIHKNRMKVKAIGSMELLPDFLRDILNKLEETTKDYDDHYLNIAIAYGGQNELVDAIKKIGSRIKDGSLDINQIDKEVIESSLYTSHLPQSSPDMILRTSGEKRLSGFLLWQSAYSELVFMDVYWPEFRKIDLMRAIRTFQKRGRRLGK, encoded by the coding sequence ATGCCAAAACATGTTGCCATAATACTCGATGGAAATAGGAGGTGGGCAAAACGTAATCTTATCATGAAGATAGATGGTCATTTCAGAGGTGCGGACGCAGTAGAAAAATTACTAGATTGGTGTGAAGAGCTAAATATCAAAATAATCACCTTGTATGTGTTATCAGCAGAAAATCTTAACAGAAAAGACGATGAATTAGACTATCTCTATGATTTGATAAATAAGAGACTATACAAGCTATACAATGATCCAAGGATACACAAAAACCGCATGAAGGTAAAGGCTATTGGCAGCATGGAGTTGTTACCAGACTTTCTAAGAGACATTCTCAACAAACTTGAGGAAACTACAAAAGATTACGATGATCATTATCTAAATATTGCAATAGCTTATGGAGGACAAAATGAACTCGTTGATGCAATCAAAAAGATTGGCTCTAGGATCAAGGATGGTTCTCTTGACATCAATCAAATAGACAAAGAAGTAATCGAGTCTAGTCTTTATACCTCACACCTGCCGCAATCGTCTCCAGACATGATATTGAGAACATCGGGTGAAAAACGGTTGAGTGGTTTTCTGCTTTGGCAGAGTGCATACAGTGAGCTTGTCTTTATGGATGTATATTGGCCAGAATTTAGAAAAATAGATCTCATGCGTGCAATTAGGACTTTTCAGAAAAGAGGCCGTAGGCTTGGAAAATAG